The genomic segment GCCTCGTCGGGCAAGGGCGACATCGGGGTCCGACGACATTGGGCCGATGCGCGCGACATTGCACGGCAATGTCGCGACGCCACACGTGCGGACCGCCCGCGAGAGCCATGAAAACGCGCGTTTCGGCTCGGCTGCCGGACGACTAAGCTCTATGAAACCCTGACCGACGAGTCCGATGGCGCCCGATCCGGCGAATTCGCATGCTTTTGGCGCGGCGCGCGCGCTCGTGCTGGAAGGCGCGGCGCAGCCGAGCGGCTATACCGAGCCGCTGCTGCACCGATACCGGCTCGCGTTCAAGCAGCGCCTGAACGCGGGCGACGCCGCGCTCTGACGCCGGCGCGCGATGCAAGCCGGACACAAGATCGACACGACAATCGTTCCGAGGGGAAAAGGAGACAACATGAACCCTTCATTCGCACTGCCGGCGGGAACGGCGTTCGCCCAGCCGCTCACCCCCGTCGGCCATTCGCTCGCACTGTCGTTCGCCGTCGCCGTGCTGCCGATCGCCGTCGCGCTCGCGATGCTCGGGCTGCTGCGGCGCCCCGCGTGGCAGGCGTCGCTCGGGGGCCTGCTGACGGGCGGCGTCGTCGCGGTCGCCGTCTGGGGGATGCCCGCCGGTCTCGCGCTGAATGCGGTCGGCGCCGGCATGGCGCTCGCGCTGATCCCCGTCATGTGGATCGTGTTCAACGCGCTGCTTCTCTACAACGTCGCGGTGAAATCGGGCCGCTTCGATCAGTTTCGCCAATGGATGCTCGATCATCTGCCCGACGATCGCCGCCTCGTGCTGCTCGTCGTCGCATTCTCGTTCGGCTGCCTGCTCGAAGGCATCTCCGGATTCGGCACGCCGGTCGCGATCACGAGCGCGCTTCTGATCGCGCTCGGCTTCCCGGCGCTCGAGGCGCTCACGTTCACGCTGATCTTCAACACCGCGCCCGTCGCGTTCGGCGCGCTCGGCGTGCCGATCACCGTGCTCGGCGCGGTGACGTCGCTGCATCCGGACACGCTCGGCGCGATGGTCGGCCGCCAGTTGCCGTTCTTCGCGCTGCTGCTGCCGTTCTACGTCGTCGGCATCTACGGCGGCCCGCGCTCGATCGGCCGGCTGTGGCCGGCGCTCTTCGTGTCGGGCGGCAGCTTCGCGCTCGCGCAGTTCGTCACGTCGAACTTCATCAGCTATCAACTGACCGACGTGCTGTCATCGCTCACGTCGCTGATCGTCACGATCGGCTTCCTGAAGATCTGGAAGCCGCAGCCCGATCCGCAGTTCGCGATCCCGCGCGGCGCGTCGGCCGCCGGCGCCGCCGCCGCGCACGGGCGCGTCGGCTACGGCGGCTGGCTGCCGTGGCTCGTCGTGTCGGTGATCGTGATCTTCTGGGTGCACGCGGGCGTCGCCGCGATCGGCGACGTGAAGATCAAGTGGCCCGGCCTGCACGACGCGGTCTACGTGACGCTCTATCACAAGTCGTACTCGGCGATCTGGGATTTCCAGCCGCTCGGCACCGGCACCGCGATCCTGCTGTCGGCGGTCGTCACGGCCGTCTGGACGCGCACCGATTTCGCGAGCTTCTCGGGCTGCGTCGCGCAGACATGGCGGCAGACGCGCATCGCGATCGTCACGGTGATGATGATCGTCGGGCTCGCGTACCTGCTCAACTACTCGGGGATGAGCTACACGCTCGGGATGGGCGTCGCGTCGACGGGCGCGCTGTTCCCGCTCGTGTCGGCGACGCTCGGCTGGATCGCGGTGTTCCTGTCCGGCAGCGACACGTCGGGCAATGCGCTCTTCGGCAACCTGCAGGTCGTCGCCGCGCGGCAGCTCGGCTTCGATCCGGTGCTGATGGCCGCGACGAACTCGTCGGGCGGCGTGATGGGCAAGATGATCTCGCCGCAGAACATCGCCACGGGCGTGTCGACGACGGACCTGAAAGGGCAGGAAGGCGTCGTGTTCGCGCGGACGTTCTGGCACAGCGTGTTCCTGACGCTGCTGCTCGGCGTGCTCGTGTTCCTGCAGCAGCACGTGCTGAGCTGGATGATTCCGGCGCTGCCGCATTGACGTGCCGGCGGGCGGCCCGCTCATGTCCCGCGCTGCGCCTGCGCCGCGAGCCGCACGGCCGCGTTCGCCGCGCCGTATCCGTCGTAGCCGCCGCGCCGCTCGACGATCTCGAACGAGAAGCGGCCGTCGACGAGCTCGGTGTACGCGTGCAGGAACTCGCCGCCCGCATCGTCGCGGTCGTACAGCAGGTGATGGCGGCTCAGCGTGTCGATCGTCTCGTCGGGCAGCGCGTAGCGCGCGGCGAGATCGTCGTAGTAATTGCGTGGAATCCGCAGGAACGGCACGCCGTCGGCGGCGAATTCGGCGATCGCCGCGCCGATGTCGTTCGTGCGGAACGCAACGTGATTGAGCCCCGTGCCGCGATAGCGCTCGAGCGACCGGACGACGGCCGTATGCCGGTCCACCGACGCATTGAGCGCGATGCGCACCGAGCCGTCCGGGCTGCGCACCGCGCGGCTGCGCACGAGCCCGTACGGATCGGGCACGAGCCAGTTGCGCTCGGCCTCGAAGCCGAATGCGGTCTTGAAGAACAGCACCCACGTATCGAGCGCGTCGGCGGGCAGCGCGAGGCACACGTGATCGATGCCGACGAGCGGGCCGACTTCGCTCGGCCCGTCGATGTCGGTCAGCACGAAATCCGATTCGTACAGCGTCGGCGCGCCGGGCGTCTCGTCGACGAAGTAGTTCAGGCTGCCGTCGGGCGCGCGCACGCTTTGCAGCACGCGCTCGTTCGGGCCGACGCGGCCCGAGAACGGCGCGTAGCCGTAGCCCGCCGCGCGCTCGAACGCGAGGCGCGCGTCGTCGACGCGAAACGCCGACGCGCACAGCGACAGGCCGTGCGCCTGGAAGAACGCGTCGGCGAACGAGTCGCGCTCGGCGTTCAGCACGATCGACGCCGCGCCGTGCTGATACAGCGTCACGTCCTTCGAGCGATGGCGGCCCGCGCGCCTGAAGCGCAGCTTGCCGAGCCAGCCGGCGACGTTGTCGGCGGCGGCCGCGTCGACTGCGAATTCGATGAACTGAAAGCCGATGTGCGCGGGCGCGGGCGGCGGCGCGAAGAGCGGCTGCGAGGGCGGCTGTGAGGGCGTCGGCGCGATGTGCGCGCGCGGCGCGCTCGCGGCGCGCGCTTCGCTGGCCTCGCGTGCCTCGCGTGCCGCCGGCAGGTCGCGCGGTGTCCGCTGCGCTTGCCGCGCCTGCCGCACATCGCGCGCGAGCCGCTCGCGCGTCGTCTCCTCGAGATACAGCAGCGACCGATAGCCGTCCGCGGCCGTCAGCGCGGTCGGCGCGGCGCGAAAGCCGTCGTTGAAGATTTCGAGCGACAGCGGCCCTGCGTAGCCCGATTCGATCACGCGCGCGGTGAACCCCGCGAGGTCGAAGTCGCCCTGGCCCGGAAACGACCGGTAATGCCGGCTCCATTCGAGCACGTCCATCGCGAGCTTCGGCGCGTCGGCGATCTGCACGAACGCGATCCGGTGGCCGGGAATGCGCGCGATGCCGTCCGGCGAATCGTCGAGCGACAGCGTGTGGAAGCTGTCGAGCGCGAGCCCGAGATGAGGATGGTCGACCGCGTCGACGAGCTGCCACGCGTGCCCGTAGGTCTTCACGTTCCGACCCCACGCAAGCGCCTCGTACGCGACGACGACGCCCGCTTCCTGCGCGGCGCGCGCGAGCGCGCCCAACTGGTCGACGAGCAGCGCGTCGTCGCCGATCGCGTCCGGCGACACGTTGCTGCACACGAGAATGCGGTCCGCGCCGAGCTCGTGCATCAGCTCGAACTTGCGCCTCGCGCGCTCGAGATTGCGCGCGAGACGCTCGGGCGGCACGCCCTCGAAGTCGCGAAACGGCTGGAACAGCACGATGTCGAGGCCGAGATCGGCGGCGATTGCGCGCACGTCGGCGGGCGAGCCGTCGAAGTACAGCAAGTCGTTCTCGAAGATCTCGACGCCGTCGAAGCCGGCGGCGCGGATCGCGCTGAGCTTCTCGACGAGCGTGCCCGATAGCGACACGGTGGCGATCGAACGCTGCATGGTGGATGTCCTGCTGATGAAGGACGGCTCGCGGCCGGACGGACGCGGCGCGCCGTCGGAGGAGGCGCGCCGCATCGCCGGCCGCGCGCCGTCGAGGGTCGGAAAGGCGCGAGTCGCAGAGTATACGAACTAACTGGATGGTACAAATTATAGAAAACCCGGAAAGACATTGCGCGAGCGCAAGCGCACACTGGCGCCGAATCTTGACGACGCGGGCGCGTTCGTCTACGGATGCGTACCCGTTTTTCACCGGAGTGTCATACATGAGCAAGCCGAAGGTGCTGGTCCTGAACGGGCCGAACCTGAACCTGCTGGGCAAGCGCGAGCCGCACATCTACGGCTCGGAAACGCTGCAGGACGTCGAGCGCCGCTGCGCGGACGCCGCGCACGCGCTCGGCCTCGCGCTCGAGTTTCGCCAGTCGAACGCCGAGCATCAATTGATCGACTGGCTGCACGAAGCGCGCGAGCGCGTCGAGGGTGTCGTGATCAATCCGGCTGCGTACACGCACACGTCGGTCGCGATCGCCGATGCGCTCGCCGCGCTCGGCAAGCCGATCATCGAAGTGCACATCTCGAACGTCCACCGGCGCGAGGCGTTCCGTCACCATTCGTTCGTGTCGGCGGTCGCCGATGGCGTGATCTGCGGCTGCGGCACCGAAGGCTACGTGCTCGCGCTGCAACGGATCGCGACGCTGATCCGCGAGGAGGGTGCGCGATGAGCGGACGTTCGTTTCTGATCGGTCTGATCGGCGCCGGGATCGGCGGTTCGCTGTCGCCCGCGATGCACGAGGAGGAGGGGCGCCGCCAGGGCTTGAGCTACGTGTACCGGCGCATCGATCTCGACGCGCTGCGGCTCGCGGCCGACGCGCTGCCCGAGCTGCTCGCGGCCGCCGAGCGGATGGGCTTCGACGGCCTGAACATCACGCATCCGTGCAAGCAGCGCGTGATCGAGCATCTGGACGAGCTGTCGCCGGACGCGGCCGCGCTCGGCGCGGTCAACACGGTGCGCTTGCTCGACGGCCGGCGGATCGGACACAACACCGACTGGTCGGGCTTTGCGAAGGCGTTCGCGCGCGGGCTGCCGGGCGCGCCGCTCGAACGCGTCGTGCAACTGGGCGCGGGCGGCGCGGGCGCGGCCGTCGCGCATGCGGCGCTGACGATGGGCGCGGCGGAACTCGCGCTCTTCGACGTCGACCCGACGCGCGCGCTCGCGCTCGCCGACCAACTTCAGGCGCGCTTCCCGCACGCGCGGCTGAGCGCGGGCGGCCCGCTCGCCGACGCGCTCGCGAACGCGAACGGCCTCATTCACGCGACGCCGACCGGCATGCTCGGGCACCCGGGCCTGCCGCTGCCGGCGGAACTGCTGCGAAGCGATCTCTGGGTGGCCGACATCGTTTATTTCCCGCTCGAGAACGAGCTGATCCGCACCGCGCGCGCGCTCGGCTGCCGCACGCTGCCGGGCGGCGGCATGGCGGTGTACCAGGCGGCCGACGCGTTCGAGATCTTCACCGGCCGCCCGCCGGACGCCGAACGGATGTTCGGGCACTTCCAGGCGCTCGTCGCGCGCTGAATTCCCCGACACAGACAGAAAAGACAGACAGATACAACAGGAGACATCGATGCCCCAGCCGATCAACACCGACGCCGTGCCGAACGCGGCCGGCGCGCCTGCCCGCGCGGCGGGCGCCGCGCAGCCGCGCTCGAATGCGCGTTACCGGATTCTCGCGCTGCTCGCGATCGGGACGATGATCAATTATCTCGATCGCACGGTGCTCGGCGTCGCGGCGCCGGGGCTCACGAAAGAGCTCGGCATCGGCGCAGCGGCGATGGGCGTGATGTTCTCCGCGTTCTCGTGGACCTACGTGCTCGCGCAGGTGCCGGGCGGCCTGCTGCTCGACCGCTTCGGCAGCAGGATCACCTATTACTGGTCGATGACGCTGTGGTCGCTGTTCACGCTGCTGCAGGGCTTCGTGCACGGCGTCGCGCCGCTCCTCGCGTGCCGGCTCGGGCTCGGCCTTTCCGAGGCGCCGTGCTTTCCGACCAACAGCCGCGTCGTCGCGACGTGGTTTCCGCAGAAGGAGCGCGCGATGGCGACGGGCACCTATACCGTCGGCGAATACATCGGCCTCGCGTTCCTGAGCCCCGCGCTGTTCGCGCTGATGGGCGCGTTCGGCTGGCGCTCGCTCTTCTGGGTCGTGGGCGGCGTCGGCATTGTGTTCGGCTTCGTCTGGTGGAAGTTCTATCACGAGCCGAAGGACCATCCGCGCGCGAACGCGGCCGAGCTCGCGTACATCGAGGAAGGCGGCGGGCTCGTGCAGTCGGCGGCGGGCGGCGGCTCGCGCGCGACGTTCAACTGGGGCATCGCCGGCCGATTGCTGAAGAAGCGCCAGCTCGCGGGCATCTGCCTCGGCCAGTTCGCCGGCAACTCGACGCTCGTGTTCTTCCTCACGTGGTTCCCGACCTACCTCGCGACCGAGCGCCACATGGGCTGGCTCAAGATCGGCTTCTTCGCGGTGATGCCGTTCATCGCCGCGTCGGTCGGCGTGATGTTCGGCGGGCTCTTCTCCGACTGGCTGCTGCGCCGCGGGAAATCGGCGAACGTCGCGCGCAAGCTGCCGATCATCGCGGGCCTGTTGCTCGCGTCGACGATCGTGCTCGCGAACTACGTGCGGAGCAACGAGGCGGTGATCGCGATCATGTCGGTCGCGTTCTTCGCGCAGGGAATGGCCGCGCTCGGCTGGACGCTCGTGTCCGACATCGCGCCCGAGGGCCTCCTCGGCGCGACGGGCGGCATCTTCAACCTCGCCGCGAACCTCGCGGGCATCGTCACGCCGCTCGTCGTCGGTTTCATCGTCGCGGCGACCGGATCGTTCGTCGGCGCGCTCGCGTTCATCGGCGTCGTCGCGCTGATCGGCGCGCTGTCGTACATCTTCGTCGTCGGCGACATCAAGCGGATCGAGCTGTAGCGGCAAGCGCGCCGCAAGAGCGGCGCGCGCGGCGCGGCTTGGGGCCGCGCGCGCCGTTTTTTTTCGGCGTCGCGCACGGCGGCAGGAGCGCGTCACCGCATCGCGATCCCGAGCGATTTCAGCGCGCCGCCGATCGCCGCCACCGCGCCGCGCATCTCGGGCGCACCGAGCGCGCCGATGCAGCCGACGCGAAACGTGTCGGCCGTCGTCAGCTTGCCCGGATACAGCACGTAGCCCGCGTCGCGCACGGCCGCGTAGAGCGCGGCGAACGCATACGCGGGGTCGGCGGGCGCGTGGAACGTGACGATGACGGGCGCCTGCGCGCGCGCGTCGAGAAACGGCTCGAAGCCGAGCGCGCGCATGCCCTCGACGAGCGTCGTGCAGTTCTGCGCATAGCGCGCGCCGCGCGCCGGCTGGCCGCCTTCGTCGAAGAACTGGTCGAGCGCGGCGCGCAGCGCGGCGAGCACGTGCGTCGGCGGCGTGAAGCGCCATTGCGACGTGCGCTGCATGTACGCGTACTGGTCGTGCAGATCGAGCGCGACCGACGGCGAGCGCCCCTCAGCCGCCTCGAGCAGCGCGCGCCGCACGATCACGAAGCCCATGCCGGGCACCCCTTCCAGACACTTGCCGCTCGCCGAGACCAGCGCATCGATGCCGCTGCCCGCGAGCGCGATCGGCAGCGCGCCGAACGAACTCATCGCATCGACGAGCAGCGCCTTGCCGCGCGCGCGGCAGACGGCGGCGATGTCGTCGAGCGGGTTCAGCAGGCCGGCGCTCGTCTCCAGATGCACGAGCGCGACGTGCGTGATGCGCGCGTCGCGCGCGAGCGCCGCGTCGATCGCTTGCGCGCTCGCCGGCTCGTCTTCGGCGAACCGCAGCTCGACGTGCGCGATGCCGAGCCGGCGCAGAATCCTCGCGATCCGCGCGCAATACGCGCCGTTGTCCGGCACGAGCACGCAACCGTCGCGCGGCACGAGCGTGCCGAGCGCCGCCTCGACGGCGAACGTGCCGCTGCCTTGCAGCGGCACGCAGACGTATGCGTCGCCGCCGTCCGCGATCCGCACGAGATCCGCGCAGACGCTCTTCGTCAGCCGGTTGAAAGCGGCGTCCCACGAGCCCCAGTCGCGCAGCATCGCGTCGCGTGTGATGCGCGACGTCGTCAGCGGGCCGGGCGTCAGCAGGATGGGATCACGTTGTGGCATGGCTTCATCACTCCGGAAAAGGCCGAAATCGGGTCGTTGGCGGATGTGGAGGATAGTGGC from the Burkholderia humptydooensis genome contains:
- a CDS encoding L-lactate permease, giving the protein MNPSFALPAGTAFAQPLTPVGHSLALSFAVAVLPIAVALAMLGLLRRPAWQASLGGLLTGGVVAVAVWGMPAGLALNAVGAGMALALIPVMWIVFNALLLYNVAVKSGRFDQFRQWMLDHLPDDRRLVLLVVAFSFGCLLEGISGFGTPVAITSALLIALGFPALEALTFTLIFNTAPVAFGALGVPITVLGAVTSLHPDTLGAMVGRQLPFFALLLPFYVVGIYGGPRSIGRLWPALFVSGGSFALAQFVTSNFISYQLTDVLSSLTSLIVTIGFLKIWKPQPDPQFAIPRGASAAGAAAAHGRVGYGGWLPWLVVSVIVIFWVHAGVAAIGDVKIKWPGLHDAVYVTLYHKSYSAIWDFQPLGTGTAILLSAVVTAVWTRTDFASFSGCVAQTWRQTRIAIVTVMMIVGLAYLLNYSGMSYTLGMGVASTGALFPLVSATLGWIAVFLSGSDTSGNALFGNLQVVAARQLGFDPVLMAATNSSGGVMGKMISPQNIATGVSTTDLKGQEGVVFARTFWHSVFLTLLLGVLVFLQQHVLSWMIPALPH
- a CDS encoding bifunctional sugar phosphate isomerase/epimerase/4-hydroxyphenylpyruvate dioxygenase family protein is translated as MQRSIATVSLSGTLVEKLSAIRAAGFDGVEIFENDLLYFDGSPADVRAIAADLGLDIVLFQPFRDFEGVPPERLARNLERARRKFELMHELGADRILVCSNVSPDAIGDDALLVDQLGALARAAQEAGVVVAYEALAWGRNVKTYGHAWQLVDAVDHPHLGLALDSFHTLSLDDSPDGIARIPGHRIAFVQIADAPKLAMDVLEWSRHYRSFPGQGDFDLAGFTARVIESGYAGPLSLEIFNDGFRAAPTALTAADGYRSLLYLEETTRERLARDVRQARQAQRTPRDLPAAREAREASEARAASAPRAHIAPTPSQPPSQPLFAPPPAPAHIGFQFIEFAVDAAAADNVAGWLGKLRFRRAGRHRSKDVTLYQHGAASIVLNAERDSFADAFFQAHGLSLCASAFRVDDARLAFERAAGYGYAPFSGRVGPNERVLQSVRAPDGSLNYFVDETPGAPTLYESDFVLTDIDGPSEVGPLVGIDHVCLALPADALDTWVLFFKTAFGFEAERNWLVPDPYGLVRSRAVRSPDGSVRIALNASVDRHTAVVRSLERYRGTGLNHVAFRTNDIGAAIAEFAADGVPFLRIPRNYYDDLAARYALPDETIDTLSRHHLLYDRDDAGGEFLHAYTELVDGRFSFEIVERRGGYDGYGAANAAVRLAAQAQRGT
- a CDS encoding MFS transporter; amino-acid sequence: MPQPINTDAVPNAAGAPARAAGAAQPRSNARYRILALLAIGTMINYLDRTVLGVAAPGLTKELGIGAAAMGVMFSAFSWTYVLAQVPGGLLLDRFGSRITYYWSMTLWSLFTLLQGFVHGVAPLLACRLGLGLSEAPCFPTNSRVVATWFPQKERAMATGTYTVGEYIGLAFLSPALFALMGAFGWRSLFWVVGGVGIVFGFVWWKFYHEPKDHPRANAAELAYIEEGGGLVQSAAGGGSRATFNWGIAGRLLKKRQLAGICLGQFAGNSTLVFFLTWFPTYLATERHMGWLKIGFFAVMPFIAASVGVMFGGLFSDWLLRRGKSANVARKLPIIAGLLLASTIVLANYVRSNEAVIAIMSVAFFAQGMAALGWTLVSDIAPEGLLGATGGIFNLAANLAGIVTPLVVGFIVAATGSFVGALAFIGVVALIGALSYIFVVGDIKRIEL
- the aroQ gene encoding type II 3-dehydroquinate dehydratase; translation: MSKPKVLVLNGPNLNLLGKREPHIYGSETLQDVERRCADAAHALGLALEFRQSNAEHQLIDWLHEARERVEGVVINPAAYTHTSVAIADALAALGKPIIEVHISNVHRREAFRHHSFVSAVADGVICGCGTEGYVLALQRIATLIREEGAR
- a CDS encoding 2-aminoethylphosphonate--pyruvate transaminase; translated protein: MPQRDPILLTPGPLTTSRITRDAMLRDWGSWDAAFNRLTKSVCADLVRIADGGDAYVCVPLQGSGTFAVEAALGTLVPRDGCVLVPDNGAYCARIARILRRLGIAHVELRFAEDEPASAQAIDAALARDARITHVALVHLETSAGLLNPLDDIAAVCRARGKALLVDAMSSFGALPIALAGSGIDALVSASGKCLEGVPGMGFVIVRRALLEAAEGRSPSVALDLHDQYAYMQRTSQWRFTPPTHVLAALRAALDQFFDEGGQPARGARYAQNCTTLVEGMRALGFEPFLDARAQAPVIVTFHAPADPAYAFAALYAAVRDAGYVLYPGKLTTADTFRVGCIGALGAPEMRGAVAAIGGALKSLGIAMR
- a CDS encoding shikimate dehydrogenase, coding for MSGRSFLIGLIGAGIGGSLSPAMHEEEGRRQGLSYVYRRIDLDALRLAADALPELLAAAERMGFDGLNITHPCKQRVIEHLDELSPDAAALGAVNTVRLLDGRRIGHNTDWSGFAKAFARGLPGAPLERVVQLGAGGAGAAVAHAALTMGAAELALFDVDPTRALALADQLQARFPHARLSAGGPLADALANANGLIHATPTGMLGHPGLPLPAELLRSDLWVADIVYFPLENELIRTARALGCRTLPGGGMAVYQAADAFEIFTGRPPDAERMFGHFQALVAR